In the Ignavibacteriales bacterium genome, AAGAAAGAGAAAACTTCTTGAGAAGCAAAAAGAAGGGAAGAAAAGAATGAAGCAAGTCGGTAACGTTGAAATTCCTCAAGAAGCATTTTTAGCAGTTTTACAAATTGATGATTAATATTTTTTCATGATCATTATCTTGTTCTTAATCTTGATCAAGAGCAAGATCAAGATTACAACTGGAAAATTAACAAATCAATTCGATTAGAAATTTAGAGAAGGGAACATGTCATTATTCAATAAAGACGAAAGTAAAGAGAAGCCAAAAGAAATTAAAAAGCCTGCTGTAAAAACATCTCAGCAAAAGTTTTGGGAGTTCTGGAAAAATTTATTATTTGCCGCTATAGCTGCTTTTCTAATCAAAACTTTTTTGATCGAGACCTCACGCGTTCCAACAGGATCAATGGAAAAAACTATTTGGGTAGGTGATTTTCTTTTTGTAAATAAATTTATTTACGGCTCGTCTTCACCCAGAAATATTCCATTCACAAATATTTCGTTGCCGTATTTTCAAATGCCGGCTCTAAGCGAACCAAAACACGGAGATATAGTTGTTTTTGAATTTCCCGGTGAAAAAGATGAATTAGCTCCGACAGAACTGAGCAATTATGTAAAAAGATGTATCGGTGTTCCTGGAGACACTATTGAAGTTGTTGATAAAGTTGTATTTGTTAACGGCAAAGAAGCTCCAAGAGCTTCTCAAATTCAGTATATAAACTCATATGTCTCTTCGAAAGCTGTAATAAATCCGCGTATTTTCCCCAAAGACAGCCAATTTAATGAAGATAATTACGGACCGATTGTAGTTCCTAAAAAAGGTAATGCAATAAATTTAACTTTGGATAATGTTGAACAATGGCGAACAATAATTGACCGTGAATTTGGGAAACGTGTTGTTACTGTGGATGGAAATCAAATTATGATCGAAGGGAAACCGGTTAAATCATACACACTTAAACAAGATTATTATTTTATGATGGGCGATAACCGTGATGACAGTTTGGACAGCCGATTCTGGGGATTCGTTCCTCGCGATAAAATTATTGGTGAGGCATTTATGATTTATTGGTCTTGGGATCCCAGCATTCCGTTTTCGGATTTTTTCAAACTTCTTGGATCAGTTCGTTTAGGTAGAATAGCAAAAATAGTTCATTGAGTTTGAGCGGATTATTAGTTTAATTCTAAGTGCGGATAAGTATGAATTCTTATTTCGCACTTTTTTATTTGTTTTTTTGTTAAGTAATGAAAATCGAGGTCTAAATGAAAAAAATATTTATACTAATTTTTCTTTTCGCCCTTTCAGCTTCGGTACATTCACAAACGAAATACCTAATCTATTTCAAAGATAAAGGTGTCTCTCCAAACAATTCTCTGCAGAAATCATCAGCTCTTTTTAAGTTAGCTGAAAAAGAATTATCACAAAGAGCGATTGAAAGAAGAAAGCAAGTTATGGGTGAGGATAATTATATCACCTATGAAGATCTTCCGCTGATTGAAAATTATATTAATCAAATTGAAAACCTCGGAATAAAAATTGAAAATAAACTGAAATGGTTTAATGCTGTCAGCGCTTACTTAACGGATGAGCAATTAAGCTCGTTAAAAAGTTTATCATCTATTCAAAAAATTGAAAAAGTCCGTGTATTCAAGTCGAGGAATGATGAAATTAAATTAAACGAATCTTCTGCTAATAATTCGAACAGGCTTCTCAATAAAACATCATCAACAACAGGATTAGACTACGGTGGATCATTCACACAAAATAATCTTTCCGATATTCCGGTAGTCCACGATTTGGGAATTAAAGGAACCGGCGTTTACATAGGAATTCTCGATGACGGTTTTTCGTATCTATCTTATCAGGCGCTAAAAAATTTAACGGTACTTCGCCAATATGACTACGTACATCATCTTTCAACAGTTTCAAATCAGAGCGGACATGGTTCAAGTGTATTTTGTTTAATGGCTGGTAATGATCCGGGCAATGCTATTGGTCCCGCGTATGATGCTAAATTCTTTCTTGCCGAGACAGAGAATGATGCGAGCGAAACCCATGCTGAAGAGGATAATTACGCAGCAGCCCTTCAAGATATGGAAGGTGCCGGTGTTGATATTACTAGCAGTTCACTCGGTTATACATTATTTGACGCAGGACAATCTTCCTATACTTATGCTGATATGAATGGCAATACTACGATTGTAGCACAAGCAGCAAATCTTGCATTCCAAAGAGGACTTACTAGTTTTACCGCAGCTGGAAATTATAATAATGATGGCTGGTGGATCATCAATTCACCTGCAGATGCATTTAATATAATTTCAGTAGGGGCAGTAAATTCTGGAAATATTTTAGCTTCATTCAGTTTACCTGGACCTACTGCTGATGGAAGGATTAAACCCGAAGTCTGTGCTATGGGTTCTGGAAATTATGTTGCATTACCACCTAATGGGATTAGTTATGGCACTGGAAGCGGCACTTCGTATGCAACACCAATTGCTGCAGGAATTGCCGCATTGCTCAAATCATGTTGGCCTCATTTAATAAATGTCCAGATAAGAAAAATATTTCTTGAATGCGGAGATAATTCTGCGAGTCCAAATAATGGTAGAGGTTGGGGATTAATTTCTGCAAAGAGAGTTATTTCTTATCCTAATCTTAGCAAAACAAATAACGTTTATAATGTTATTAACAAAATCTTTATTGATGCTAACGGAGTGAAATCTTCTACAGTAAGCTTAAATTATAAAGTTGGCAGCGGCTCTTATCAAACTGTTTCTATGGATACTGTAGTTTTTAATAACACATTAAAATATAAGTATGTTTTTCCAGCTTCAATCAATGGTGACTCAGTAAAATTTTATTTCCAGTATCAGACAACAGGTGGTTCTTCTGTTCGCGAACCGGCGGGTTCCAATTATTACAAATTTTCGTACGGAAGTATGAATATTAGTAACCTTACTTCTGTAAAAAATAATGATGCTATCCCGTCTCAATTTTATCTTTTGCAAAATTATCCGAATCCGTTTAATCCGTCAACGGTTATCAGTTATAAGTTATCGGTTACCAGTAAAGTCAGTCTAAAAGTTTATGATCTTCTCGGCAGAGAAGTTGCAACACTTGTCAACGAAGAACGATTACCGGGTTCTTATAATTCTCAATTCTCAATTCAAAATTCTCAATTACCAAGCGGTGTTTATTTTTACAGGTTACAAGCTGGAGATTTTTCCGAGACTAAAAAAATGATATTGATTAAATAAAATCAGCAAGCAAAAAAATGTCTAATATTTTATATGATGATCAAGTTACGTATTTAACTTCGTTAAGAAACGATCCTGAACTTTTGCTTACAGAAATGGAGAAATTTGCTGCTGAAAAAAAGATACCGATATTAGACTGGATGTCGGCAGAGTTTCTTGAGCAATTGGTTTTAGTTACTAAGCCAAAGAGTGTTTTAGAAATTGGGACAGCAATTGGTTATTCATCAATTCGTATTGCAAGGAAGCTTCGCAAAAAAGCATCACTGGATACGATTGAAAGAAGTAAGAACAACATTAAACTTGCCAAAGAATATATTAAACGAGCAAAGCTTACCTCTTCAATAAATATTTTAGAAGGTGATGCGTTAGAAATTATGCCCAGGTTGAATAAGAAATATGATTTGATATTTCTTGATGCAGATAAAGAAGATTACGAGAAACTTTTCCATTACTCACTTATACTTTTGAAAAAGGGTGGCGTTCTTTTTGTGGATAATCTTTTATGGCATGGTTATGCAGCCGCAAAATCGGTTCCGGAATCATATAAAAAATCAACAAAGATTATTCGTGAGTTTAATAAAATGTTTATTAACTCAACCTTACTTCATTCTACAATTCTTTCGATAGGTGATGGCATCGGTCTCGGAGTTAAATCATAAT is a window encoding:
- the lepB gene encoding signal peptidase I, which encodes MSLFNKDESKEKPKEIKKPAVKTSQQKFWEFWKNLLFAAIAAFLIKTFLIETSRVPTGSMEKTIWVGDFLFVNKFIYGSSSPRNIPFTNISLPYFQMPALSEPKHGDIVVFEFPGEKDELAPTELSNYVKRCIGVPGDTIEVVDKVVFVNGKEAPRASQIQYINSYVSSKAVINPRIFPKDSQFNEDNYGPIVVPKKGNAINLTLDNVEQWRTIIDREFGKRVVTVDGNQIMIEGKPVKSYTLKQDYYFMMGDNRDDSLDSRFWGFVPRDKIIGEAFMIYWSWDPSIPFSDFFKLLGSVRLGRIAKIVH
- a CDS encoding S8 family peptidase, whose translation is MKKIFILIFLFALSASVHSQTKYLIYFKDKGVSPNNSLQKSSALFKLAEKELSQRAIERRKQVMGEDNYITYEDLPLIENYINQIENLGIKIENKLKWFNAVSAYLTDEQLSSLKSLSSIQKIEKVRVFKSRNDEIKLNESSANNSNRLLNKTSSTTGLDYGGSFTQNNLSDIPVVHDLGIKGTGVYIGILDDGFSYLSYQALKNLTVLRQYDYVHHLSTVSNQSGHGSSVFCLMAGNDPGNAIGPAYDAKFFLAETENDASETHAEEDNYAAALQDMEGAGVDITSSSLGYTLFDAGQSSYTYADMNGNTTIVAQAANLAFQRGLTSFTAAGNYNNDGWWIINSPADAFNIISVGAVNSGNILASFSLPGPTADGRIKPEVCAMGSGNYVALPPNGISYGTGSGTSYATPIAAGIAALLKSCWPHLINVQIRKIFLECGDNSASPNNGRGWGLISAKRVISYPNLSKTNNVYNVINKIFIDANGVKSSTVSLNYKVGSGSYQTVSMDTVVFNNTLKYKYVFPASINGDSVKFYFQYQTTGGSSVREPAGSNYYKFSYGSMNISNLTSVKNNDAIPSQFYLLQNYPNPFNPSTVISYKLSVTSKVSLKVYDLLGREVATLVNEERLPGSYNSQFSIQNSQLPSGVYFYRLQAGDFSETKKMILIK
- a CDS encoding O-methyltransferase — encoded protein: MSNILYDDQVTYLTSLRNDPELLLTEMEKFAAEKKIPILDWMSAEFLEQLVLVTKPKSVLEIGTAIGYSSIRIARKLRKKASLDTIERSKNNIKLAKEYIKRAKLTSSINILEGDALEIMPRLNKKYDLIFLDADKEDYEKLFHYSLILLKKGGVLFVDNLLWHGYAAAKSVPESYKKSTKIIREFNKMFINSTLLHSTILSIGDGIGLGVKS